From one Planktothrix agardhii NIES-204 genomic stretch:
- a CDS encoding phosphoglucosamine mutase, producing the protein MVATPARTQNFSSPQKEANTAQPRTISHFGFIDQVGELPTTPLFGTDGIRGRVGGLLNAPLALQVGFWAGQVLRQQAHHPGPVILGQDTRTSGNMLAMALSAGLIAAGLEVWHIGVCPTPGVSYLTLTSEAIGGVMISASHNPPEDNGIKFFGKDGTKLSTALQGQIEAGIRGNSDFPIVYGDCGQHYYRPELIRNYAQSLHRPLLPVTNLQGMRVVLDLAWGAAVPLAAQVFTEMGAEVICLHDQPNGHQINVNCGSTHLQALQQTVLEHNADLGFAFDGDADRVLAVDGQGRTVDGDYILYFWGQTLSKAGQLPENLIISTVMANLGFERAWKQFGGKMIRTPVGDQHVHAEMKRTGAMLGGEQSGHILCHHYGISGDGLMTALHLATLVKSSGQSLAELVNNSFQTYPQLLKNIRVEDVHKRRNWKHCEPIVKAIETAEKAMGDRGRILVRASGTEPLIRVMVEAEGADLADYWAEQLVSVVQQYLAV; encoded by the coding sequence ATGGTCGCAACACCCGCTCGGACTCAGAACTTTAGTTCCCCGCAAAAAGAAGCTAACACCGCCCAACCTCGAACCATATCCCATTTCGGCTTTATTGATCAAGTTGGGGAACTCCCCACTACCCCACTATTTGGAACCGATGGTATCCGAGGACGGGTGGGAGGACTCCTAAATGCGCCCCTAGCTTTACAAGTCGGGTTCTGGGCGGGCCAAGTTCTCCGACAGCAAGCCCACCATCCCGGCCCAGTAATATTAGGCCAAGATACCCGCACCTCCGGCAATATGTTAGCCATGGCCCTCTCCGCCGGATTAATTGCTGCGGGCTTAGAAGTTTGGCATATTGGGGTCTGTCCCACCCCTGGAGTTTCCTATTTAACCCTAACCTCCGAGGCTATTGGTGGAGTGATGATTTCCGCCAGCCATAACCCCCCGGAAGACAACGGAATCAAGTTTTTTGGAAAAGATGGTACAAAATTATCCACCGCTTTACAAGGGCAAATAGAGGCGGGAATTAGAGGAAATTCCGATTTTCCGATTGTTTATGGCGACTGTGGCCAACACTATTATCGGCCAGAACTGATTAGAAATTATGCCCAATCTCTGCATAGGCCATTACTCCCAGTCACGAATTTACAAGGGATGCGGGTGGTTTTAGATTTAGCATGGGGGGCGGCAGTTCCCTTAGCAGCCCAAGTATTTACAGAAATGGGGGCGGAGGTGATTTGTCTCCATGATCAACCCAATGGCCATCAAATCAATGTAAATTGTGGTTCTACCCATCTACAAGCCCTACAACAGACGGTTTTAGAACACAATGCCGATCTCGGATTTGCCTTTGATGGGGATGCGGATCGGGTTTTGGCCGTCGATGGCCAAGGTCGGACGGTGGACGGGGATTATATTCTATATTTTTGGGGCCAAACCCTCAGCAAAGCCGGACAATTACCGGAAAATTTAATTATTTCAACGGTAATGGCCAATCTGGGTTTTGAACGGGCTTGGAAACAGTTCGGGGGTAAAATGATTCGGACTCCCGTAGGCGACCAGCACGTTCACGCGGAAATGAAACGGACGGGGGCGATGTTAGGGGGTGAACAGTCGGGACATATTCTCTGTCACCATTATGGAATTAGTGGGGATGGGTTAATGACGGCATTACATTTGGCCACATTAGTTAAAAGTTCCGGTCAGTCTCTAGCGGAATTAGTTAATAATAGTTTTCAAACCTATCCCCAACTGTTAAAAAATATCCGGGTTGAGGACGTTCATAAACGGCGCAATTGGAAACACTGTGAACCTATTGTTAAAGCTATTGAAACCGCAGAAAAAGCCATGGGAGATCGGGGTCGAATTTTAGTTAGGGCGTCGGGAACAGAACCTTTAATTCGGGTAATGGTAGAAGCTGAAGGTGCTGATTTAGCTGACTATTGGGCAGAACAGTTAGTATCAGTAGTTCAGCAATATTTAGCCGTTTAA